The Perca flavescens isolate YP-PL-M2 chromosome 8, PFLA_1.0, whole genome shotgun sequence DNA window CTGTTTCCCTCAGTTGTGTCTGTGTTCGTCTGCAGTCAACATGTTTTCTGACCAGGAGCActcttcttttcctcctttcATTTTTACTCTTTAGCACTGAACATGTCCTCAATGCTGCAAAAGCTGATCACCCCGCTGTTCAGTGGTCCTCCTGAGCCCCCCAGGAATAAAGTGACAGTGGTGGGCGTGGGCCAGGTTGGCATGGCCTGTGCTGTCAGCATCCTGCTCAGGGTAAGAGCCACGCAGGTTTTGCCTCTGCTCAGATTACATTCATGCCTGCTGGTGACACAGGACAGGGTAATACCCAGGATCCTCCCCCGGATTATTACTGATCGCTTGGTGTCTGATCTGACTGTTATCCCTTCACTGTCCTTGTTGAGGTGTGGtgacataaaaatgtatttgtcacCAAAAGTCTTGACTTTCTACCTAAACACATGCAATTGGGCATCAATTTTACCTTATTGATTAACTCCAGTGTAAGAAATTGTTACAcccaatatactgtatgcaaaTCAAGTCACTGCTTGCACTGTGGCTAAGGGATATGTAAGCAAgtaattatatatttatgatcaggatttgatttgatttgtttccAATGATATGTACATCTTGTTTTATCGGAATTTTCAATTGTAAGCCATACGGTTTTACATTTCATCGAGGCAATCCTGCagtaaaattatattatttcagTCATACGTTACGCTCTATATATAATTGAGTATCATCTGTATAAAAGTGTCAAAGCAACATATAATGTGGCCTTGTGGGTGTGAATGAAAACTGTGGTTTAATGACCAATGGTGGAGGCcattctaataataataataataaattgaatttatataacgcttttcatagactcaaagtcgctttacaggggAGGTAGGTTCTACAACAGTGGGACAGGTATATATTTAGTCCCAAAAACAAACAGCTTGAACTTCTATATTGAGGTTGGACATCCCAACTGCAAAAAACATGTTGATTAGTGAATAAATGTACTGTGAGGGGAACAAGTGTTGCTCTCAACTTCCCTGATGTATGCAGGAGCTGGCTGATGAACTGGCCCTGGTGGATGTGATGGAGGACAAGCTGAAAGGAGAGATGATGGACCTGCAGCATGGCAGCCTCTTCCTCAAAACCCCAAAAATTGTCGCAGACAAAGGCATGTTTATACCTCAGACACTGCAGGGTGCATCTAACTGGCAAGCATTGTGACCAAGCCATTTTTGTCCGTATTGGCATTAAAAATAGCCAAGATTCTTACTAGCTGTGTTGAAATCTCTGCTTATCTAAAGATAAGAAGGTAGGAACCTGAAAGTGAGGACACTTAACCTTAATGACAAATCTACTTCTGTCTCAGACTACTCTGTGACAGCAAACTCCCGCATCGTAGTGGTGACAGCTGGAGTCCGTCAGCAGGAGGGAGAGAGCAGGCTGAACCTCGTCCAGAGAAACGTCAACATCTTTAAACACATCGTCCCTCAGATCGTCAGATACAGCCCCGACTGCACCATTATTGTGGTTTCCAACCCAGGTACTGTCCAACACACATTCATTATgtctctcacacagacatacagcaTGCAACCTCTAATAATGCTTACAACACTTTTCAAAAGTTGATGTGCTGACTTATGTAACCTGGAAACTGAGCGGCCTTCCCCAGCACCGCGTCATCGGCAGCGGCACCAACTTGGACTCGGCACGCTTCCGCTTCCTGATGGCCGAAAAACTGGGAATCCACTCCAGCAGCTTCAACGGCTGGATCCTGGGAGAACATGGAGACACCAGTGGTGAGGATTTGTGGGATTTCTGTCTGaatgttattatgttattgaCAAACAATTGTGCAGACTATGACTGTAATATGTGAAGTGTGTGGACGAAGGTTGAAAGTTTCAACATGTGTTTTAGTGCCTGTGTGGAGTGGAACAAACGTGGCCGGAGTCAACCTGCAGACATTAAACCCGGACATCGGCACTGACTGTGACAATGAGAActggatggaaacacacaagATGGTGGTGGACAGGTGGGCCGGAGTTCACTTGCTCACATTTCCTTGactaacaaaatgtttttttaggtGTGGTGTTTTTTATAAGCCTTGTAGAGTAGGGTCATAACTCAATATTGTTGTTAAACACCTCTCCATGTAATCATATTCATAACTAGATATTTTTGGGTCACTAAATGaataatataatttgaataaacTCAAATATGTTAAAACCAGGTTGCATTAGACCTTAAATAATCATCATTTTAAATATGTAGGCTATAGTTTTatttagaggtcgaccgatatgggttttctctggccgatgcccatgccgatctttagaaatcagggtcagccgatggccgataaatgctgccgattaattttggccgatatttggccgatatgtgcttgtttttaaacctctatttgaaagataaaatgtaacactaatatacacagaatttctcaacaaaaacatttattgaacacttcaccAATCGACACttgtataatgtaaaaacatactgtatattgtataaataatgtatgaaaaatatattaaataaacgaaacaggtaagaagaaaataaactttgtcaaataaacttttaaatgaaaaaataaagtttagtgcacttagcagcatttaaACTTCTGAGAATACAAATCTGCAAGCTTCACAAAAAGTGACATGTTAATATTAATCTCAACACTACTTAACTCCTGTTGAATCACATCAGACTAGGGCTATCTAAAGTCAATTCTTGTTcaccttgtttgtttgttagatcattgttcatttgttgaagtgttgtatctgtgttttggggatcctactgttacatgtcctgttgcactcattaggATCTTATctgagcagatttttgtcattcaaacaactctgagttgtaatttaaaactagtccagccaatttaataaaagtaaGGGTTTTATTCGTGCTTGAGTCCatagatgcagttaatggatacaggcacggagaactgaaggctctgttagcaacgattagctccgttagcggttagctccgttagcggaTAGCTTCAGTTAGTGGATGAGACTGTCATGGACaagggtaacaaccagactctgataaatgacattcggggagcttccacagcggtgtggccgcggtgttttgtacagttttattagtacagttaaacAAGGCGATCAAGGCAAGAACACCAGCAATATGCTAACGGTAGCGTCTGAGCCTGAAGTGACTGTGCGAGACACACAGCGCAAGAATTcacgaggggaggggctggaggcagctggtctgagtgcgctgtaaaaaatgtcGTCTAATCATGTATTTAACACTaggctgcccgcagatgcgcctgccaataatcggcttgatatactgggatattggccgatgccgattatgtaaaaaaatgccaaaaatcggACGAtttatcggtcgacctctagtttTATTATGTAACGTTGGATGTAACATTGGAAGCAGGAAAATTGTACTGGAgtcaaaatagttgtgcgagagaaaactcagattggacagatagtctagctagctgtgtcaatttactctgcagagatctgaggagcagttaaccatactcctcataaatccaccgaagtttaaaattccaacaaaaaagaaagcggaaggaaactgAAATCcatgcatccggcagaatttcctgcggcactggagcaatcccggaagtggaacgccaaggatatagactacacctTCTTTTTGCAGTCACTGGGTTACACCAATACATGTACAGTAGATAAACCTGAACACTAAATCAACCCCACAACACTAAAACCCAGGTAACATAAATGGACACCCTAAACATTAATAGAACATCATTAAAACATACTTCGACGAAGACAGGAACCGTTCAGAAAACATCGTCCGTTACAGTATTGTGCACACAACTACCCTAAAGTTAAAGAATACAAACCCGTGTATTCCCTGTATTACCCTACTGAGTTTGTCGCTATGACCACCTTCTCCACCTTTAGCGTTTATTTACGTCTTTTGAATGCAC harbors:
- the LOC114559878 gene encoding L-lactate dehydrogenase C chain, producing the protein MSSMLQKLITPLFSGPPEPPRNKVTVVGVGQVGMACAVSILLRELADELALVDVMEDKLKGEMMDLQHGSLFLKTPKIVADKDYSVTANSRIVVVTAGVRQQEGESRLNLVQRNVNIFKHIVPQIVRYSPDCTIIVVSNPVDVLTYVTWKLSGLPQHRVIGSGTNLDSARFRFLMAEKLGIHSSSFNGWILGEHGDTSVPVWSGTNVAGVNLQTLNPDIGTDCDNENWMETHKMVVDSAYEVIKLKGYTNWAIGLSVADLTESLIRNMNRIHPVSTMVKGMYGISEEVYLSLPCVLNSGGVASVINMTLTDDEVAQLQASANTLWDIQKDLQDV